The following are encoded in a window of Impatiens glandulifera chromosome 5, dImpGla2.1, whole genome shotgun sequence genomic DNA:
- the LOC124937422 gene encoding methyl-CpG-binding domain-containing protein 9-like isoform X1: protein MAECEMVVRNHCPPPGKPFSSKLPAHVIGDVIQVYELVQNFSEILGIQEALSFKKFEEELTGSGFDLNVTEEVKVSTRGSDNSNGTLLCHIHTQLLKLLMHEMQLPMRKKGTGHAKGCQLHVLVNELTWPEMARRYVLALLSIKRSLASVVMNDSEKSKVFRCLQGDGRALRGSITGVAAIVEDANVLVEAIKSVFGSLDTENNIQHVHRGSSSTTDAEILSWSQELEPVRKLPTNVGSKIRGCIRKALEKGPPLWAKEILDVSISEDIYKGNASGPTKKRVILVLDKLCGKNLNQQPDKERINKKSLLQSNVIMRRCHFALRCSLADDRKKVLCNLLSVQLLKFVENTVEGILESPVKMSHPLDFKTIDVRLEVGAYGTSYEAFLDDVRQVWANLRVVYANKPELVQLADKLSDKFERHYEKEVKSLFQKYGEYAESDYTRLNKEIDDILTSSRELPKFPWKDDSCKVCGIDKDNKYVLLCDRCDEGYHTYCLEPPLKRVPEEDWFCARCVETIEESAETTDDALLLDVFKELKPLAATMTQKEYWEWSLDERVFLLKFLCGEALNSSVIRKHLKPNELSLRKECLGADSSGRLYWILSEPNKLPFLIVYQTLTFPEGFQMETDSVEENMNNQSSVSCPWVSYQLEEEIEELLEWFNEQDEGESLLKELILDWKKSNLHNPKNNENEGKKLLYERRNNFLGMKASSLLAARCSLPYGLETTESDNEKVSNGKEPSSSIAHEGRKEFLEIALKPKFDKATTFLMQLKINILDIETALPEGALIRSKSQMEKRRAWRAFVRSAARIHQTIQAVIVLEDMIKIDYLKNWWCYWSSLSTAVKTPTLSALAMRVYSLDAAIEYEKECGPDNLKKGGKGILHI from the exons ATGGCTGAGTGTGAAATGGTTGTCAGAAATCATTGCCCTCCTCCCGGGAAGCCCTTCAGTTCAAAGCTTCCTGCTCATGTCATTGGTGATGTTATTCAG GTATACGAGCTTGTGCAGAATTTCTCTGAAATATTAGGTATTCAGGAGGCtctatcatttaaaaaattcgAAGAGGAACTTACCGGTTCAGGGTTTGATCTCAATGTGACTGAAGAAGTTAAAGTATCAACACGAGGATCGGATAACTCGAATGGCACACTTCTGTGTCATATTCATACACAACTTCTGAAATTACTAATGCATGAGATGCAATTACCCATGAGAAAGAAAGGAACGGGACATGCAAAGGGATGCCAACTACATGTCCTTGTTAACGAGTTAACCTGGCCAGAAATGGCACGGAGATATGTCTTGGCACTTTTGTCCATTAAGAGGAGCCTTGCCTCTGTTGTGATGAATGACTCAGAGAAGTCCAAAGTTTTCCGTTGCTTGCAAGGCGATGGCAGAGCACTTCGTGGCTCCATCACTGGGGTTGCGGCGATTGTAGAAGATGCAAAT GTGCTTGTGGAGGCTATAAAGAGTGTTTTTGGTTCTTTGGACACAGAAAATAATATTCAACATGTACATAGAGGTAGTTCTAGTACAACAGATGCTGAAATTTTAAGCTGGTCCCAAGAGTTGGAACCTGTTAGAAAATTGCCCACTAATGTGGGGTCTAAAATCAGGGGCTGTATCCGTAAAGCTTTGGAGAAAGGACCCCCGCTATGGGCAAAAGAAATCCTTGATGTCTCCATCAGTGAGGATATTTATAAAGGCAATGCATCTGGGCCCACAAAG AAACGTGTGATTTTAGTTCTTGATAAGTTGTGCGGCAAAAATTTGAATCAACAGCCTGATAAGGAGAGAATCAATAAGAAGTCCCTGTTACAATCAAACGTTATTATGAGGCGTTGCCATTTTGCACTACGTTGTTCCCTTGCTGACGACCGAAAGAAGGTTCTGTGCAACTTGCTCAGTGTGCAACTTCTTAAGTTTGTTGAAAATACTGTAGAAGGGATCCTTGAATCTCCAGTAAAGATGTCACATCCTCTAGATTTCAAGACTATTGATGTGCGACTGGAAGTTGGGGCCTATGGCACATCTTATGAGGCTTTTCTTGATGACGTTCGCCAG GTATGGGCCAACTTGCGCGTTGTGTATGCCAATAAGCCTGAACTGGTCCAGTTGGCCGATAAATTATCTGACAAATTCGAACGTCATTATGAAAAAGAG GTCAAAAGTCTATTCCAAAAATATGGTGAATATGCTGAATCGGATTACACCAGATTGAATAAGGAAATAGATGATATTCTTACATCATCAAGGGAACTTCCAAAATTCCCATGGAAAGATGACTCATGCAAAGTATGTGGTATTGATAAGGACAATAAGTATGTTCTACTGTGTGATAGATGTGATGAAGGATATCATACTTATTGTCTGGAACCGCCTCTAAAAAGAGTCCCAGAAGAAGACTGGTTCTGTGCTCGCTGTGTGGAGACTATTGAAGAAAGTGCAGAAACAACTGATGATGCACTGCTTCTTGATGTCTTTAAGGAACTTAAGCCTTTGGCTGCCACAATGACACAAAAGGAATACTGGGAATGGAGCTTAGATGAG AGAGTGTTTCTGCTCAAGTTTCTTTGTGGTGAAGCGTTAAATTCATCTGTCATACGTAAACATCTGAAACCCAACGAATTGTCCTTAAGGAAAGAATGTTTAGGTGCTGATTCTTCTGGAAGATTGTATTGGATACTGTCTGAGCCAAATAAACTTCCATTCTTGATTGTTTACCAGACATTAACATTTCCCGAGGGGTTCCAAATGGAAACAGACTCAGTTGAAGAAAATATGAACAATCAGAGTTCTGTGTCATGTCCATGGGTGTCATATCAAttggaagaagaaatagaagaaTTGTTGGAATGGTTTAACGAGCAAGATGAAGGAGAAAGTCTGTTGAAAGAATTAATTCTCGACTGGAAAAAATCAAACTTGCACAATCCTAAGAATAATGAAAATGAAGGGAAAAAATTGTTATATGAAAGAAGAAATAACTTCTTGGGTATGAAGGCATCTTCCTTGTTAGCTGCTAGATGTTCTCTACCCTATGGTTTAGAAACAACTGAAAGTGACAATGAAAAAGTGTCCAACGGTAAGGAGCCCAGTTCTTCAATTGCACACGAGGGGCGAAAGGAGTTCTTGGAGATTGCATTGAAGCCAAAATTTGACAAGGCTACTACATTTTTAATGCAACTGAAGATTAATATATTGGATATAGAGACTGCACTTCCCGAGGGTGCTCTAATCAGATCAAAGTCTCAGATGGAGAAAAGACGAGCATGGCGTGCTTTTGTTAGATCTGCTGCTAGAATACATCAG ACAATCCAAGCAGTCATAGTATTAGAAGACATGATCAAAATAGATTACTTGAAGAATTGGTGGTGCTACTGGTCATCTCTGTCGACGGCTGTTAAAACACCAACGTTGTCTGCTCTTGCCATGCGCGTATATTCCCTAGACGCGGCAATTGAGTATGAGAAGGAATGTGGGCCAGATAATCTTAAGAAGGGAGGAAAAGGAATACTACATATCTGA
- the LOC124937422 gene encoding methyl-CpG-binding domain-containing protein 9-like isoform X2 has product MAECEMVVRNHCPPPGKPFSSKLPAHVIGDVIQVYELVQNFSEILGIQEALSFKKFEEELTGSGFDLNVTEEVKVSTRGSDNSNGTLLCHIHTQLLKLLMHEMQLPMRKKGTGHAKGCQLHVLVNELTWPEMARRYVLALLSIKRSLASVVMNDSEKSKVFRCLQGDGRALRGSITGVAAIVEDANVLVEAIKSVFGSLDTENNIQHVHRGSSSTTDAEILSWSQELEPVRKLPTNVGSKIRGCIRKALEKGPPLWAKEILDVSISEDIYKGNASGPTKKRVILVLDKLCGKNLNQQPDKERINKKSLLQSNVIMRRCHFALRCSLADDRKKVLCNLLSVQLLKFVENTVEGILESPVKMSHPLDFKTIDVRLEVGAYGTSYEAFLDDVRQVWANLRVVYANKPELVQLADKLSDKFERHYEKEVKSLFQKYGEYAESDYTRLNKEIDDILTSSRELPKFPWKDDSCKVCGIDKDNKYVLLCDRCDEGYHTYCLEPPLKRVPEEDWFCARCVETIEESAETTDDALLLDVFKELKPLAATMTQKEYWEWSLDETLTFPEGFQMETDSVEENMNNQSSVSCPWVSYQLEEEIEELLEWFNEQDEGESLLKELILDWKKSNLHNPKNNENEGKKLLYERRNNFLGMKASSLLAARCSLPYGLETTESDNEKVSNGKEPSSSIAHEGRKEFLEIALKPKFDKATTFLMQLKINILDIETALPEGALIRSKSQMEKRRAWRAFVRSAARIHQTIQAVIVLEDMIKIDYLKNWWCYWSSLSTAVKTPTLSALAMRVYSLDAAIEYEKECGPDNLKKGGKGILHI; this is encoded by the exons ATGGCTGAGTGTGAAATGGTTGTCAGAAATCATTGCCCTCCTCCCGGGAAGCCCTTCAGTTCAAAGCTTCCTGCTCATGTCATTGGTGATGTTATTCAG GTATACGAGCTTGTGCAGAATTTCTCTGAAATATTAGGTATTCAGGAGGCtctatcatttaaaaaattcgAAGAGGAACTTACCGGTTCAGGGTTTGATCTCAATGTGACTGAAGAAGTTAAAGTATCAACACGAGGATCGGATAACTCGAATGGCACACTTCTGTGTCATATTCATACACAACTTCTGAAATTACTAATGCATGAGATGCAATTACCCATGAGAAAGAAAGGAACGGGACATGCAAAGGGATGCCAACTACATGTCCTTGTTAACGAGTTAACCTGGCCAGAAATGGCACGGAGATATGTCTTGGCACTTTTGTCCATTAAGAGGAGCCTTGCCTCTGTTGTGATGAATGACTCAGAGAAGTCCAAAGTTTTCCGTTGCTTGCAAGGCGATGGCAGAGCACTTCGTGGCTCCATCACTGGGGTTGCGGCGATTGTAGAAGATGCAAAT GTGCTTGTGGAGGCTATAAAGAGTGTTTTTGGTTCTTTGGACACAGAAAATAATATTCAACATGTACATAGAGGTAGTTCTAGTACAACAGATGCTGAAATTTTAAGCTGGTCCCAAGAGTTGGAACCTGTTAGAAAATTGCCCACTAATGTGGGGTCTAAAATCAGGGGCTGTATCCGTAAAGCTTTGGAGAAAGGACCCCCGCTATGGGCAAAAGAAATCCTTGATGTCTCCATCAGTGAGGATATTTATAAAGGCAATGCATCTGGGCCCACAAAG AAACGTGTGATTTTAGTTCTTGATAAGTTGTGCGGCAAAAATTTGAATCAACAGCCTGATAAGGAGAGAATCAATAAGAAGTCCCTGTTACAATCAAACGTTATTATGAGGCGTTGCCATTTTGCACTACGTTGTTCCCTTGCTGACGACCGAAAGAAGGTTCTGTGCAACTTGCTCAGTGTGCAACTTCTTAAGTTTGTTGAAAATACTGTAGAAGGGATCCTTGAATCTCCAGTAAAGATGTCACATCCTCTAGATTTCAAGACTATTGATGTGCGACTGGAAGTTGGGGCCTATGGCACATCTTATGAGGCTTTTCTTGATGACGTTCGCCAG GTATGGGCCAACTTGCGCGTTGTGTATGCCAATAAGCCTGAACTGGTCCAGTTGGCCGATAAATTATCTGACAAATTCGAACGTCATTATGAAAAAGAG GTCAAAAGTCTATTCCAAAAATATGGTGAATATGCTGAATCGGATTACACCAGATTGAATAAGGAAATAGATGATATTCTTACATCATCAAGGGAACTTCCAAAATTCCCATGGAAAGATGACTCATGCAAAGTATGTGGTATTGATAAGGACAATAAGTATGTTCTACTGTGTGATAGATGTGATGAAGGATATCATACTTATTGTCTGGAACCGCCTCTAAAAAGAGTCCCAGAAGAAGACTGGTTCTGTGCTCGCTGTGTGGAGACTATTGAAGAAAGTGCAGAAACAACTGATGATGCACTGCTTCTTGATGTCTTTAAGGAACTTAAGCCTTTGGCTGCCACAATGACACAAAAGGAATACTGGGAATGGAGCTTAGATGAG ACATTAACATTTCCCGAGGGGTTCCAAATGGAAACAGACTCAGTTGAAGAAAATATGAACAATCAGAGTTCTGTGTCATGTCCATGGGTGTCATATCAAttggaagaagaaatagaagaaTTGTTGGAATGGTTTAACGAGCAAGATGAAGGAGAAAGTCTGTTGAAAGAATTAATTCTCGACTGGAAAAAATCAAACTTGCACAATCCTAAGAATAATGAAAATGAAGGGAAAAAATTGTTATATGAAAGAAGAAATAACTTCTTGGGTATGAAGGCATCTTCCTTGTTAGCTGCTAGATGTTCTCTACCCTATGGTTTAGAAACAACTGAAAGTGACAATGAAAAAGTGTCCAACGGTAAGGAGCCCAGTTCTTCAATTGCACACGAGGGGCGAAAGGAGTTCTTGGAGATTGCATTGAAGCCAAAATTTGACAAGGCTACTACATTTTTAATGCAACTGAAGATTAATATATTGGATATAGAGACTGCACTTCCCGAGGGTGCTCTAATCAGATCAAAGTCTCAGATGGAGAAAAGACGAGCATGGCGTGCTTTTGTTAGATCTGCTGCTAGAATACATCAG ACAATCCAAGCAGTCATAGTATTAGAAGACATGATCAAAATAGATTACTTGAAGAATTGGTGGTGCTACTGGTCATCTCTGTCGACGGCTGTTAAAACACCAACGTTGTCTGCTCTTGCCATGCGCGTATATTCCCTAGACGCGGCAATTGAGTATGAGAAGGAATGTGGGCCAGATAATCTTAAGAAGGGAGGAAAAGGAATACTACATATCTGA